A single region of the Undibacterium piscinae genome encodes:
- a CDS encoding TonB-dependent receptor, whose product MTYAAEPQVLEEMVVSGSRSATKLSETPVAIGVVKEEVLKRDKPKTMGEVINRVAGVHWNDLGNEQHSMSIRQPISTNAVYQYLEDGIPIRPLGVFNHNSLNEMNLAGSESVEVVKGAASSLYGSNAVGGAVNFMTARPSATPYASISARYDDTAGFKRIDTIASNTWGDLGLRFSQYSSRRTADNWQQYSNGDKDSVSLRGDYALSDSAILRATLVHTDLDAAMTGGLNETDYRNTPGKSVNSFTYRKDKTTRANLAWEAETLKNGLTTATLFSRKNDHGQIPSYTLVGCNAKAAVCQGTENNSHVDSLGLDFKHQQEFDWLASRLIAGVYLDNSDNPYYSNNLRVVRDPVTGKNLSYSNANASNPKGVRNYQADINNTAFFGQWEFSPLQKTRVVIGARADNISYDYTNNLSPAGSANFGAANESRSFSHVSPKLGATYALGKDSSVYSNLSQGFTPPEVSQLYGKTGVPDLSPATYNNYELGLRMAFLDGALKLDTAVYRLDGRDTIVSYTIAPGNSENRNAGRTRSQGLELGLNYDAGMFDARLATTLASHKYEKYQVSGSLDYSGKQMPQAPSDITTAEIGYKPVTGARIALEVVHQGEYSMNNANTVRYAGHTLLNLRGSYLLAKGWEVWLQARNLADTRYADSASSSYSGVGAYVPDTQNQYTPGAPRSVMLGVTYAYGSK is encoded by the coding sequence ATGACTTACGCCGCCGAACCGCAAGTGTTGGAAGAAATGGTGGTATCGGGCTCGCGCAGCGCCACTAAACTATCGGAAACCCCGGTCGCCATTGGCGTCGTCAAGGAAGAAGTATTGAAGCGCGATAAGCCTAAAACCATGGGTGAAGTCATCAACCGGGTCGCTGGTGTGCACTGGAACGATCTCGGTAATGAGCAGCACAGCATGAGCATACGCCAGCCTATCAGCACCAACGCCGTGTATCAGTATCTGGAAGACGGCATTCCTATTCGTCCATTGGGCGTGTTCAATCACAATTCACTCAATGAAATGAATCTGGCCGGCAGCGAAAGTGTGGAAGTGGTCAAGGGTGCGGCCTCCTCGCTGTATGGCAGCAATGCGGTCGGCGGCGCAGTCAATTTCATGACGGCACGCCCTTCGGCCACGCCTTACGCCAGCATTAGCGCACGCTATGACGACACCGCAGGATTCAAGCGCATCGATACCATCGCCAGCAATACCTGGGGCGATCTGGGCCTGCGTTTTTCGCAATACAGCTCGCGCCGCACTGCCGACAACTGGCAGCAATACAGCAATGGCGATAAAGACTCGGTCTCGCTGCGCGGTGACTATGCGCTAAGCGATTCGGCAATCTTGCGCGCCACCCTGGTGCATACCGATCTTGACGCTGCCATGACCGGTGGCCTCAATGAAACCGACTACCGGAACACGCCGGGCAAGAGCGTCAATAGTTTCACCTACCGCAAGGACAAGACCACGCGTGCCAATCTGGCCTGGGAAGCGGAAACACTGAAGAATGGCCTGACTACCGCGACGCTGTTTTCACGTAAAAATGACCATGGCCAGATCCCTAGTTATACGCTGGTCGGTTGCAATGCCAAGGCCGCGGTGTGCCAGGGTACGGAAAATAATAGCCACGTCGATTCGCTAGGTTTGGACTTCAAGCATCAGCAAGAGTTTGACTGGCTCGCTTCGCGCCTGATCGCCGGCGTGTATCTGGATAACAGCGACAATCCGTATTACAGCAATAATCTGCGGGTAGTGCGCGACCCTGTTACCGGAAAAAATCTGAGCTATAGCAACGCCAATGCCAGCAACCCTAAAGGCGTGCGCAACTACCAGGCTGACATCAACAACACCGCGTTCTTTGGCCAGTGGGAATTTAGCCCGCTGCAAAAAACCCGCGTGGTAATCGGTGCGCGTGCCGACAACATCAGCTACGACTACACGAATAACCTGTCACCGGCAGGCAGTGCCAATTTTGGCGCAGCGAACGAGAGCCGTAGCTTTTCGCACGTCAGCCCTAAGCTCGGTGCTACCTATGCGCTAGGCAAGGACAGCAGCGTCTACAGCAACCTGAGCCAGGGCTTTACCCCGCCAGAGGTGAGCCAGTTGTACGGCAAGACCGGTGTTCCGGATCTGAGCCCTGCGACCTATAACAACTATGAGCTAGGCTTGCGCATGGCATTTCTGGACGGTGCCTTGAAACTCGACACGGCAGTGTATCGTCTGGACGGGCGCGATACCATCGTCAGCTACACCATCGCGCCGGGTAATAGCGAAAACCGTAATGCCGGCCGCACCCGCAGCCAGGGTCTGGAGCTGGGTCTGAACTACGATGCCGGCATGTTCGATGCGCGCCTGGCTACCACGCTGGCCAGCCATAAATACGAAAAATATCAGGTCTCCGGCAGCCTTGATTACAGCGGTAAACAAATGCCACAGGCACCTAGCGACATCACGACGGCTGAGATCGGCTATAAACCAGTGACTGGTGCGCGCATCGCATTGGAAGTCGTCCATCAAGGCGAATACTCGATGAACAATGCCAATACCGTGCGTTACGCCGGCCATACTTTGCTGAACTTACGCGGCAGCTATCTGCTCGCCAAAGGCTGGGAAGTCTGGTTGCAGGCGCGTAACCTGGCCGACACGCGCTATGCCGACTCGGCATCGAGCTCTTACTCCGGCGTTGGTGCCTATGTACCTGATACGCAAAACCAGTACACGCCGGGTGCGCCGCGCAGCGTGATGCTGGGAGTAACGTATGCGTATGGCAGCAAATAA
- a CDS encoding energy transducer TonB, translated as MDKLYLSMPERAYVSPLSSIVKTSLVAAIHLGFLAWALHASGVIKHQTLALPMKLVTVMIAAPNQSATPETLPKPSAPVLHQAAIALPLLPASEHKLTAEAAPSVTPAVVTAASATPSNAVVSHQAVATAPASEQRSEASFDAAYLNNPAPAYPLISRRQGESGKVLLLVQVTPHGTAAQVEIKQSCGFPRLDEAALEAVRKWHFVPARHGDVAVAASVVVPLSFKLNS; from the coding sequence ATGGATAAGCTTTATCTCAGCATGCCCGAGCGGGCCTATGTCTCGCCGCTCAGTTCAATCGTAAAGACCAGCTTGGTCGCCGCTATTCACCTTGGCTTTCTGGCCTGGGCCTTACATGCCAGCGGCGTGATCAAGCACCAGACCCTGGCTTTACCGATGAAGCTCGTAACGGTGATGATAGCGGCGCCAAACCAGTCCGCGACGCCGGAAACTCTGCCAAAACCTAGTGCGCCGGTATTGCATCAGGCGGCGATAGCACTGCCTTTGCTGCCGGCCAGCGAGCACAAGTTGACTGCGGAAGCCGCGCCATCCGTCACACCTGCGGTGGTAACTGCAGCAAGCGCAACGCCATCGAACGCGGTCGTCAGCCATCAGGCTGTAGCGACAGCACCGGCCTCAGAACAACGTTCCGAAGCTAGTTTTGACGCTGCCTATCTGAATAATCCGGCACCTGCCTACCCGCTGATCTCACGCCGCCAGGGCGAATCGGGCAAGGTCTTGTTGCTGGTACAGGTGACACCGCACGGCACCGCAGCGCAGGTAGAGATCAAGCAAAGCTGCGGTTTTCCGCGACTCGATGAGGCGGCATTGGAAGCGGTACGCAAATGGCATTTTGTGCCGGCACGCCATGGCGACGTCGCGGTCGCCGCCAGCGTGGTGGTGCCGCTGAGCTTCAAGCTCAATAGCTAA
- a CDS encoding DUF2946 domain-containing protein, with amino-acid sequence MKRFWKNKLITVWIACFAILLNALVPSIASALAVKNANSPSWAEICSTPTSTANSKLADKSAPATSSGIGDQHSAKHCPFCLPHAGNFALPPAIIPCCAVAAGHDVFPPLYYQAPSLLFAWVSASPRGPPQLS; translated from the coding sequence ATGAAACGTTTTTGGAAAAATAAGCTCATCACTGTCTGGATCGCCTGTTTCGCGATCTTGCTCAATGCGCTTGTTCCATCCATCGCTTCTGCATTGGCGGTTAAGAACGCTAACTCCCCTTCCTGGGCGGAGATTTGCAGTACACCCACTAGCACCGCCAACTCTAAGCTAGCGGATAAATCAGCGCCTGCCACCTCATCTGGCATAGGCGATCAGCATAGCGCCAAGCATTGTCCGTTTTGCCTGCCGCACGCCGGCAACTTTGCCTTGCCACCGGCGATCATTCCTTGCTGTGCCGTCGCTGCCGGCCATGATGTTTTCCCTCCCCTGTACTATCAGGCACCATCCCTGCTGTTTGCCTGGGTAAGCGCCAGTCCGCGCGGTCCGCCACAACTTTCCTAA